The genomic region CAAGTATTTATGTTACTCTTTAAAACGAAATTATTACGATTTAGGAGTGAAAATAAATGGCAAAAAAATCAAAAATTGCTAAAGAACAAAAACGTGAAGAGATGGTAGCGAAATATGCTGAGTTACGTCGCGAACTTAAAAAGAAAGGTGACTATGAAGCATTAAAGAAATTACCAAGAGATGCTTCACCGACACGTTTAACTAGAAGATGTAAGGTAACAGGGCGTCCTCGTGGTGTCATGAGAAAGTTCGAAATGTCACGTATTGCATTTAGAGAGCATGCCCATAAAGGACAAATTCCAGGTGTTAAAAAAGCCAGCTGGTAAAACTTTTCCCCCTTACTTCTTTTATTTACTTTACAGATAAAAGATAGTATATTATCTAAGTAATAATTTAATAGGGGGAAAACCTTTTGAAAATATTTGATTACGAAGACATACAGTTAATACCTAATAAAAGTGTCGTTAAGAGTCGTTCTGAAATTGATACATCAATTCAATTTGGACCTAGAAGGTTTAAATTACCAGTTGTACCAGCTAATATGCAAACAGTTATGAATGAAGATTTAGCTGAATGGTTTGCTCAAAATGAATATTTTTATATTATGCATCGCTTTGATGAAGCAGCACGTATTCCTTTTATAAAAAAAATGCATGAAAAGAATCTATTTGCTTCGATTTCTGTCGGAGTAAAAGATGGTGAATTTGATTTTATAAATCAGCTTAAGTCTCTAAATCTAACGCCAGAATATATAACAATTGATATTGCACACGGTCATTCAGATCAAGTGATTGACATGATTAAGCATATCAAAGCGCATTTGCCAGACGTATTTTTAATAGCTGGAAATGTTGGGACTCCTGAGGGCGTAAGAGAGCTAGAAAATGCAGGTGCGGACGCCACTAAAGTTGGAATAGGTCCTGGCCGTGTATGTATAACAAAAATAAAAACAGGTTTTGGTACAGGTGGATGGCAATTAGCTGCTATTAATCACTGTAGCAAAGCAGCACGTAAGCCAATTATTGCTGATGGTGGAATTCGTACGCACGGAGATATTGCGAAATCTGTACGTTTTGGCGCTTCAATGGTAATGATAGGCTCATTGTTTGCCGCACATGAGGAATCACCAGGTGAAACAGTGGAAATCGAGGGTAAGAAGTATAAAGAATACTTCGGAAGTGCTTCTGAATACCAAAAAGGCGAACGTAAAAACGTTGAAGGTAAAAAAATGTTTGTTGAGCATAAAGGCTCGCTTAAAGATACTTTAATCGAAATGCAAGAAGATTTACAAAGTTCTATTTCATATGCAGGCGGTAAAGATGTTGATGCATTAAGAAAAGTCGATTATGTCATTGTTAGAAATTCTATATTCAATGGCGACAGAGATTGATAGGATGTGTGAATCATTAAAAAATTTACGTTATTTTTACTGATAGGCTTATTGATAATCATTGTTTTTCCAGTGCAACAAAACACATTATTTGATCATATCGCAACACCAGTCCATACCAAAATTGATTCCATTGTTGAAGGGAAAACAAACCCAACTGAATTGAAAACGCCTGAAAATCAGATGTTTTCAATTAGAAATGTACAAATGAATATGTCTAAAGACCAAGTAGAATCTAATCTAGGTAAACCTGAAGATACCATTGGTAATGAATACGGCACAGATTGGTATATTTATCATAACCAATTTCACGATTATGTTATGATTGCATATGTTGATGGTAAAGTGCATGGATTATATACTAATCAAAATATTATAACTTCTAAAGAGGGTATAAAATATAACTCTCCAAAAGATTTTGTTCGAGAAAAATTAGGGAAACCTATTGAACAAATTAAAAAAGGAAATACAATATATCGTCAAAAAAGTGATGAATACGATGTGTTTGATATCGACCGTATTTATACTACAGTCTTTTATGATAAGCATGAGAATAATCAGTTAACAGGTATTTTGCAGGTTAGCCATACATTAGAAAACCGCTTGAATGCTAGATATGCAGCGCCTTCTGATTATTTACAGAAAAGTTATGAATTAGAAGATTTTTACTTAGTGAATGCAGCTAGAGTTCAAAAGGGACTAAAGCCGTTAAAACATTCTGATGAACTCACTAATACAGCGCGTAAGCATAGTACGGATATGGCTAAAAATCATTACTTTGATCATAATAATCCTCAAGGTCAAACACCTTTTGATAGACTTAAAGAAGAGGGTATTAACTACAATGTAGCTGCTGAAAATTTAGCTTATGGTCAAGTGAGTGGTGTATTTGCACACCATGGCTTGATGAACTCAATAGGACATAGAAAAAATATTTTAAATAAAAATGTGAATCGTCTTGGTGTTGGTGTTGATTTTAATTCAGAACAACAACCGTATTGGACTGAGAATTATACAAACTAAAAAAGCAAGGTAAAGATAATAAAGGGTCGAATGAATGGAGCATATGCTCTATTCATTCGACCCTTTTTGAAGGAGTGAATATTAATTTTAAAATTCTCTAAATAAACCGATGACTTTACCTAATACACTAACATGATTCAGATAAATAGGTTCTAAGCTACTATTTTCTGGCTGAAGTCGATATCGATTTTTTTCTTTATAGAACCTTTTAATTGTTGCCTCTTCTTCTTCTGTCATAGCTACTATAATATCGCCATTTTCAGCAAAAGATTGACTTCGGACAATTACTCTATCCCCATCTAAGATACCAGCTTCAATCATACTATCTCCAACAACATTCAATATGAAGATTTGGCCATTATGTGTAGATGTAAAGTGTTCAGGTAAAGGATAGTATTCTTCTACATTTTCTACAGCAGTAATAGGGGTTCCAGCTGTAACTTTCCCAATTACGGGGACGTATATTGTCTCTTCCATATTAAGTGGTTCGCCCATTACATCATTAACGATTTCAATTGCACGTGGTTTCGTAGGATCTCTACGAATGTATCCCTTTTCTTCAAGTCTAGATAAGTGGCCATGTACAGTAGAGCTTGAAGCAAGGCCTACTGCTTCTCCAATTTCTCGTACGCTAGGTGGGTATCCTTTTGATTGTACAATTTGTTTTATATAATTAAAGATTTCACTCTGTCTTTTTGTAAGTTCTTTCATATTTTGCACTCCCTCTATAGGTTTGTATTTATTATATCATATAATACGAACGTCAACAAACATTTGTTCGTTTTTATATTGACATAGAACGAACGTTCTGTTAGGGTGTATATACAAACAAATGTTCTAGGAGTGTTGTAAATGGTTAGTATTAAAATGTCAGAAATATATGTTTATATTGGTGTCTTTATCTTCTCTTTAGCGCTATTTTTTACTTTTTTAGTGTTAGCGAATCAAACTCAAGATTCAGAACAAGTGTACGAAATGACAGATCATCAACTAAATGATAAATATGTAATAGAACAAGTTCCACACGAACATGAACGGATGGATGCTCAGACTATGATGACAACTACAGTCAATCACTAAAGATATAGATATAGTGTGCGCAGCGTAGAAGTTGAAGCGTTTGGTTTTATTTGCTTTTTCTGGTATATTTTGATAAGAAAAGTAGACGGAGGGAGCCAACATGTTAAGTCAAGAAAAATTAACGCGCATTAATGAATTAGCGAAAAAGAAAAAACAAGAGGGGCTTACAGATTTAGAAGCGAAAGAACAGTCTAAGTTGAGAAGTGAATATTTAGAAACATTTCGCAAAAGTTTCAAAGATCAAATTGAAAACACTAAAGTAATTGATCCTGAAGGTAATGATGTAACGCCTGATAAATTAAAAGAGGTTCAACGTCGCAACCATAAGCGTAGTTAATCTTAATAAATAATAATGTATTGGTTTTCTAAGAAGCTTTACAGTTTATTATCGGTTATAATAGTAATGTAAAGTTGTTAAGAAAGGAAGTCGTAAAATGTTTGACAATAAAGATATAAAAGCAGTAAATACCATTCGTGGATTAAGTATTGATGCAATTGAAAAAGCAAATTCTGGGCACCCTGGTTTACCGATGGGGGCAGCTCCAATGGCTTATACATTATGGACACGTCATTTGAATTTTAATCCGAATTCACATGAATATTTTAACAGAGATCGTTTCGTTTTATCAGCAGGTCATGGTTCAGCATTATTATATAGTTTATTACATGTATCAGGTAGCTTAGAAATGGAAGAGCTTAAGCAATTTAGACAATGGGATTCCAAAACACCAGGTCACCCTGAGTACAAGCATACTAAAGGGGTTGAAATTACAACAGGGCCTTTAGGACAAGGTTTTGCAATGTCAGTAGGTATGGCAATGGCAGAAAAACATCTTGCTGCTAAATTTAATAAAAATATTTCGGTTGTAGATCACTACACATACGTTTTAGCTTCAGATGGTGATTTAATGGAAGGAATTTCACATGAAGCTGCTTCTTTAGCCGGACATTTAAAACTAGACAAATTAATTACGTTATATGACTCTAATGACATCTCTCTTGATGGTGAAACGAACAAATCATTTTCAGAAGATATTAAGGCTCGATTTGAGTCATATGGATGGAATCATATTTTAGTTAAAGATGGTAATGATTTGGAAGAAATAGACAAGGCAATTACAACAGCTAAGTCACAATCAGGTCCTACAATTATCGAAGTGAAAACAATCATAGGTTACGGTTCTCCAAATAAGGCAAATAGCAATACTTCTCATGGGTCACCACTTGGAGAAGAAGAGCGTAATTTAACATTTGAAAATTATCAACTAGATGCTTCTAAACGTTTCCATGTTGAAGATGAAGTGTATCAGATTTTTAAAGATACTATGTTACAACGCGCAGATCAAAATGAAGCAGAATGGAAATCAAATTTAGAAGAATACTCAAAACAATATCCAGAATTAGCAGAAGAGTTTAAAACGGCAATTGCTGGAGAACTACCAACTCATTATGAAAAGGAATTACCTAAATACGATCTTGATCATAAAGCAGCGTCACGTGCTGACTCTGGAGATATCATTCAAGCTATTAATCAATCAGTCCCATCATTTTTTGGTGGATCAGCTGACTTAGCTTCATCTAATAAATCAAATGTAAAAGATGCCAAGGATTTCTCAGCAGAAGATGGTAGTGGTAAAAATGTTTGGTTTGGTGTTCGTGAATTTGCAATGGCAGCTGCGGTAAATGGTATGGCTGCACACGGAGGGCTTCATCCTTATGCTGCAACATTCTTTGTTTTCAGTGATTACTTAAAACCAGCTTTACGTCTTGCAGCAATTATGGGTCTGCGCTCATCATTTATCTTTACTCATGATTCAATCGCTGTAGGTGAGGATGGTCCAACGCATGAGCCAATTGAACAATTGGCTGGTTTGCGAGCAATTCCAAACTTAAATGTGATTCGTCCAGCAGATGGAAATGAAACACGAGTTGCTTGGAAAGTGGCATTAGAATCTAACGGAACACCAACAGCGCTCGTTTTGACTAGACAAGGTTTACCTGTTCTAGATGTTTCTGAGGATACTGTAGAAGAAGGTGTTCGAAAAGGGGCATATGTAGTCTACGAAACATCAAAAGAACCAGAATATGTATTACTTGCAACAGGTTCAGAAGTAAGTTTAATGGTAGATGTTGCTAAGTCATTAGAAGATGAAGGTAAAGGTGTGCGCGTTGTTTCAATGCCGAATTGGAATGCATTCGAAGCACAATCACAAGAATATAAAGACTCAATTTTATTACCAGATGTAGATAAGCGTGTAGCAGCTGAAATGGCAGCAACTTTAGGTTGGCATAAATATGTGGGCATGAATGGTTTGGTGATTGGTATTGATCGTTACGGTGCAAGTGCTCCTGGTGATTTAGTTGTTAAAGAATATGGATTTACTAAAGAAAATATTTTAGAACAAATTAAAAATATGTAATTATTTATGGTGCCGAGTCTCATTATTGATAGAGGCTCGGTTTTTGTAGTTAAGGTTTAATATTTCACTAAGTCCTACCTTGAAATAGTATGATAATTTTAGTAAAATGCTAGAGGATATAGAAAGTGGGTGAAACGATGGCAACATGGTTAGTAATATTATTAATAATTGTTGCACTCATCATTGGACTTGTCGGTGGTTTCTTCTTAGCACGTAAGTATATGATGGATTATTTGAAGAAAAATCCTCCAATCAATGAAGAGATGTTACGAATGATGATGATGCAAATGGGTCAAAAACCATCACAAAAGAAAATTAATCAAATGATGACAATGATGAATAAAAATATGGATAAAAAAATATAATATCCATGACGTCAGTCATATCAAGGAGTTTGGGATTTGTTGAACAATTCCAAACTCTTTTGCTTTTAATATAGGTGACAAATTGGTAACAAAAGATTGTCGTGTTAGTCTTCGTCAGTACTTTCTAAAATCTTCTTTATTTCGGTTTCAGTGTTCGAATATAAGTAGTAGTTGTACATTACTCTAAATTTGATAATGTGGTATACTTATCTGTATTATTGAAAGATAATGGAGGAAGCTTCAATTGACATATTTAGTTTTTTCAATCCTAATCGCATTCGTGATGGGGGCAGGTGTTATCGTCGTTAGAATGAAGGCTCAAAAGTATCCTGTTAATGAGAAAAAAATTATATTACCGCCATTCTTTATGGCAACAGGTGCGCTCATGTATATCTTTCCTTATTTTAGGCTAACAGGATCTGAAATAATAGAATCCATTGTTATAGGTATTTTATTTTCGAGTGTACTGATTATGACTTCTCACTTTGAAGTGAAAGATTCAGATATATATTTGAAGAAGTCTAAGGCTTTTCCAATAGTGCTTATTAGTTTACTTGTAATACGTACTATATTGAAAGTATTTATCGGAAGCTCTATAGATGCTGGAGAGCTTGCGGGCATGTTCTTCTTATTAGCGTTTAGTATGTTAGTCCCATGGAGAGTTGCCATGTTATTAAGATATAAAAAAATTAAAAATAGCTTAATGTAAAATTGAGCTACTGCAATTATCAATTTAAATACTAAGATACAGAAGCTGAGGCGCCATAAAGAGTCTCAGCTTTTATATTAATGACTTCAGTCAGTTGAGCACGTAAAACGTGCGAAACAATAAACCACCTGCTATGCGGGTGGGCAACAAAAGTTATACTAAAAAAATCCCTGCTTAGCGTTATAATTAAGGTGTTCAAGCCAAATTAATAACGAAAGTAGGGATTTTTTATGGCTAATAAAGCCAAGAGTTTAGCACATACAAAATGGATGTGTAAATACCACATTGTATTTACTCCAAAGTATAGAAGAAAAATCATATACAATCAATACAGACCATCAATTATTGAAATTATAAAGTTATTGTGCAAATACAAAGGTGTGGAGATTATAGAAGGACATATGATGCCAGATCATGCACATCTATTAGTGAGCATCCCACCCAAAATAAGCGTTTCAAGCTTTATGGGGTATTTAAAAGGTAAAAGCGCTTTGATGATATTTGATAGACATGCAAATTTGAAATACAAATTTGGAAATCGTCACTTTTGGGCAGAAGGGTATTATGTAAGTACAGTTGGATTAAATGAAGCCACGATAAAAAAATATATACAGAATCAAGAAAAACACGATAAAGCGATTGATAAGTTGAGCGTAAGAGAATATGAAGACCCTTTTAAGGGTTATTGAAGTTAGTCAAAAGCCTCTTTAGAGGCTAGCTAAAGAGACAATGGCATTTTGGCTTGAGCATGAAATGAAAAAGCCAGCGCCTTTAGACGCTAGCCGGTAAAGCGGGCTTATAGCCCAAGAGCAAACCACCCGTTTTACGGGTGGTCCTGATTACATAGAAAGTACTTGTGAATTTCAGATAGATGTTTTAAAATAAATAAGAACAAACGTTCGGGAGTGATGATATTGAAAATTATACATACTGCTGATTGGCATCTAGGTAAAATCTTAAATGGACATTCCTTTTTAGAAGATCAAAAAGTAGTACTTAAACAATTTTTAGACGATGTTCAACAAGAAAAACCCAATTTAATCATTATAGCTGGTGACATTTATGATACATCTTATCCTAATAAGGAAACGGTCACTTTAATGGAAGAAACTATTTCAAAATTAAATTTGCAATTCAATGTGCCAATAATTATTATTAGTGGAAATCATGACAGTAAAAGAAGACTAAGCTATGGTGCGTCATGGTTTATGCAAAACAATTTATTCATTCGAACTGAGCTTGAGGATTTTTTTAAACCGATTCAATTCAATGACTTTCATTTTTACACATTACCTTTTTTTACAATTTCTGAAGTTAAATCATTTTTTTCAAAGGAAATCGGCTCGTATGAGGAAGCTGTTCGCTTGTTAATAGAACATTTAAAATCTCAAATGGATATGAGTAAAACAAACGTTCTTATCGGTCATTTTACTGTATACGGTGCTCCTAAAAGTGATTCAGAAAGAGAGATAACTATAGGTACTATTGAATCAGTGGAACCTAGTATTCTAGAAGAATTTGACTTAGTTCTGCTTGGCCATATTCATCATCCTTTTACTTTAAGTGCTGACCATATTTTTTATAGCGGGTCGATTTTACAATATTCTTTTTCAGAAACTAAACAAGTTAAAGGATATCGTATTTTTAATTTGAAAAACAAAGCGTATTCTCAGCAATTTAAAATGTTAGAACCTAGACATGAACTTGAAGTGATTGAGGGCCGTTATACAGATATTATTAATGGTGAATTTGCTAGAAAAAGTAACGACAGTTATTTTCATTTTAAGCTTATGGAACTATCCCAAATAACAGAGCCGATGCAAAAATTAAAACAAGCGTATCCTAATACTTTAGCATTGACACCTTACGCTATTGAGACTCAAGATAGCATCCAAAAAGTTCAAAATATAAAAAAACTAAAAACATCAGAAATAGTAGAGGATTTCTATGAGAAAATGATGGACACACCACTTTCGAATGTTCAAAAGTCAAATTTGAACCAAATTTTGAATGATATGGAGGAAAATTAAATGAGACCTTTGTTATTGCATTTACAAAATTTTGGTCCTTTTTTAGATGAAACAATTGATTTTACAAATATTAAATTAAATCAATTGTTTCTAATTAGTGGTAAAACGGGTTCTGGTAAAACAATGATTTTTGATAGTATTGTTTATGCTTTGTATGGTCGTGCATCAACTGAAAAAAGGGAAGTGAAACATTTACGAAGTCACTTTGCGAATCCAAATGAGCCATTGACTGTAACGTTTGAGTTTGAAATTCAAAATGAAAGATACAAAGTGATACGCAAAGCTTCGTTTCTTAAGGAAGGTAATAAAAATGAAACGAAGCCACAGTTGGATATTTATCATTTTGAAAACGGTGCTTTTCAACTTAAGGAGAGTAAAGTGAGTTCTGGAGAAAAGTATCTTTTAGAATTATTAGGGCTCAAGCAACATCAATTTCGACAACTTTTTATATTACCTCAAGGTGAATTTAAAACATTTCTATTTTCTAATAGTTCAGAGAAACAGACGATATTGAGAACACTTTTTAATACACAATTGTATGACCAGCTAAAAAATCAACTTACAGATCAAACTGAAATAACTAAAAAAGAAATCGAACGTCAACACATGAAGCTTGAAAGTTTGTGGCAAGAGCTTTATACATTAGATGATGAAGCATTAACTGAAATTCAACAGCAGCCTACACAACAATATGAATTAATATTAAAGTATCTTCCTAAATTTTCTGAATTAGGTCTAAAAAAAATTCAAGAGCTTCGCCAAGAAAAAGAAAAGTTAACAGAAACGTATAATCAATTGAAGCAAGATATATTAAGACAGGAAAAGCGTCAAGAGAGTGTTCATAGATATAATGACCTTAAATTAAAGTTGCAACAATTAAAAGAGCAAGAAAAAACAATGACTTTGTACGAAAAGAAACTCGAGTTAATTCAAAAAAGTAAATTAGCCCTTCGTATATATGAAGAGTTAGAACATACACAAAAAATATTATTTGAAAAAGAAGAACAATTAGAGTATCTACAAAAAAACATTAAAGAAACTGAACATATTTTAAATCAAAATAAAGAAAAATATGACGAACATATGAATCAAAAATCACAGTATGAACGCTATAGCCAGTTTTGTGATCAAACACAGCACTATTATCGAAACATAGAATCGTTTAAAACGAAATTTGAAGCGTCGGTTCTTGTTGCGTCACAAATTAATCAAATTGATCAAAAAATAGAAAAACAACAGAGTAAAGTAGAACAACTTTATGAGCAAAAGGGCAATCAAGATCCAGACTACAACTATATTAATCAATTACATGAAAAGTTTTATGAGTCTCAATCTGTACTTAAAGATTTAAAAGAATCACAGAAGAAGTATGAAAAAAGAGAAGCACTTGAATATCAATGTAAACAAAATGAAGGTCGATTAAAGCAAATTCGTGATGAGATTGAACATTGTAATCATGAATATAATGAACTAAGTGAAACGGATACTACTATTTTAACGCATGAGGAAACAATTATTGCTTTACGACAATCATTGCATGACGGGGCTTCTTGCCCAGTTTGTGGTACTACTGTCAGTGATGAGCTTCAAGGTAAAACTTTAGAAGATTTGAAATCACAGTATGACTATAATAAAAAGATAAAGAAAAAGCGAGAACAACTCGTTGAGAAAGCGATTCAAACTGAGTCGCAGTTGGAAATGATGCATGATCAAATTGAAGAATTAAAGCATGTTTCAGATAATGCTGAACATATTAATCAGTTGGAAGAGTCTATATTAGATATAAATCAAAGTATAAAAAATGCACAACAAAAAGCTGAAAAAATAGAACAATTAAATCAAAAATTAAAAGAAATGGAACAATCAATTGTCGATTTACAAAATGAAAAAATGATAAAAGAGCAAGAGTTACACCATATACAAGATGCTGTAAATCAATTCCAAACGAACACAGGATGTAAGGAAATCGAATCATTTATTCAAATTTATCAAAAGTATGAAACATATGTACAGTCTTTCAGTACGAAAAAAGAGAAATTGGAAAATGACATTAACGAAAATAAGCAACATTTTAAGCAGACTTCATATCAATTAGATGTTAATCAGTCTCAAATTAAAGATGACACTAAAAGGAAAATTCAATTAGAAACAGAACTACATGATGAGCTTGAGCATTTAAATATCAATCACATTAATGAGATAAAGGAGATTAAGGTAGAGAGCCAAAATGAAGAACATTATCAAGTAGCAGTTGATCAATTTAAGCAATCTTTACATGTCATTTCAACCCAATTAGAAGATGAAAAGTGTATTTTTAATGCAATTGAGCCTGTTGATTTAATGACATTGAATGATTCTGCAAATCAATTACAACATAGAATAGATGAAAAGCAAAAACAATATAATGAGATAAACTTTCAAAATAAGAACAACCAAAAAGTTGTCCAAAAGATAGAAGATTTAATAGATCAGTTAAAGGAAACTTTATCTAATCAAATTGAAATTGTAACGTTAGCTGATGTAATCTCAGGAAAAAATAATCACAATTTAACATTAGAAAATTACGTGTTAATTTATTATTTAGAACTGATTTTAATTGAGGCAAATAAACATTTTCGAAATATGACCGGACAACGATATGAACTGATCAGAAAGAAACGAAAAGGACGTGGATTTAGTGGACTAGAACTTGAAGTATTTGACTATTATTCAAATCAATCGCGTCACATTGCTTCATTGTCTGGAGGCGAAACTTTCCAAGCATCACTAGCATTAGCATTAGGTCTAAGCGAAATAGTTCAAAGAGAGCAAGGTGGGGTTTCTCTTGATTCAATGTTTATAGATGAAGGATTTGGAACTCTGGATCAAGAAACCCTTGAAACCGCTATTAATACATTAGTTCAGTTGCAGTCTAGTGGAAGGTTAGTTGGAATTATCTCACACGTCTCAGAGTTAAAAAATCGGATGCCTGTTATTTTGGAAGTTAAATCAAAGAACTATGAAAGCTATACACAAATTAATTTTAATGATTAATGACAAATAAAACAGGCTGGGACATAAATATCTCAGTAATCGAAAAGCTTCGAGGTTTTCGTAAAAATTTACGAA from Staphylococcus felis harbors:
- the rpsN gene encoding 30S ribosomal protein S14 is translated as MAKKSKIAKEQKREEMVAKYAELRRELKKKGDYEALKKLPRDASPTRLTRRCKVTGRPRGVMRKFEMSRIAFREHAHKGQIPGVKKASW
- the guaC gene encoding GMP reductase; protein product: MKIFDYEDIQLIPNKSVVKSRSEIDTSIQFGPRRFKLPVVPANMQTVMNEDLAEWFAQNEYFYIMHRFDEAARIPFIKKMHEKNLFASISVGVKDGEFDFINQLKSLNLTPEYITIDIAHGHSDQVIDMIKHIKAHLPDVFLIAGNVGTPEGVRELENAGADATKVGIGPGRVCITKIKTGFGTGGWQLAAINHCSKAARKPIIADGGIRTHGDIAKSVRFGASMVMIGSLFAAHEESPGETVEIEGKKYKEYFGSASEYQKGERKNVEGKKMFVEHKGSLKDTLIEMQEDLQSSISYAGGKDVDALRKVDYVIVRNSIFNGDRD
- a CDS encoding CAP domain-containing protein, producing MIIIVFPVQQNTLFDHIATPVHTKIDSIVEGKTNPTELKTPENQMFSIRNVQMNMSKDQVESNLGKPEDTIGNEYGTDWYIYHNQFHDYVMIAYVDGKVHGLYTNQNIITSKEGIKYNSPKDFVREKLGKPIEQIKKGNTIYRQKSDEYDVFDIDRIYTTVFYDKHENNQLTGILQVSHTLENRLNARYAAPSDYLQKSYELEDFYLVNAARVQKGLKPLKHSDELTNTARKHSTDMAKNHYFDHNNPQGQTPFDRLKEEGINYNVAAENLAYGQVSGVFAHHGLMNSIGHRKNILNKNVNRLGVGVDFNSEQQPYWTENYTN
- the lexA gene encoding transcriptional repressor LexA — protein: MKELTKRQSEIFNYIKQIVQSKGYPPSVREIGEAVGLASSSTVHGHLSRLEEKGYIRRDPTKPRAIEIVNDVMGEPLNMEETIYVPVIGKVTAGTPITAVENVEEYYPLPEHFTSTHNGQIFILNVVGDSMIEAGILDGDRVIVRSQSFAENGDIIVAMTEEEEATIKRFYKEKNRYRLQPENSSLEPIYLNHVSVLGKVIGLFREF
- the sosA gene encoding DNA damage-induced cell division inhibitor SosA, which encodes MVSIKMSEIYVYIGVFIFSLALFFTFLVLANQTQDSEQVYEMTDHQLNDKYVIEQVPHEHERMDAQTMMTTTVNH
- a CDS encoding DUF896 domain-containing protein; translation: MLSQEKLTRINELAKKKKQEGLTDLEAKEQSKLRSEYLETFRKSFKDQIENTKVIDPEGNDVTPDKLKEVQRRNHKRS
- the tkt gene encoding transketolase translates to MFDNKDIKAVNTIRGLSIDAIEKANSGHPGLPMGAAPMAYTLWTRHLNFNPNSHEYFNRDRFVLSAGHGSALLYSLLHVSGSLEMEELKQFRQWDSKTPGHPEYKHTKGVEITTGPLGQGFAMSVGMAMAEKHLAAKFNKNISVVDHYTYVLASDGDLMEGISHEAASLAGHLKLDKLITLYDSNDISLDGETNKSFSEDIKARFESYGWNHILVKDGNDLEEIDKAITTAKSQSGPTIIEVKTIIGYGSPNKANSNTSHGSPLGEEERNLTFENYQLDASKRFHVEDEVYQIFKDTMLQRADQNEAEWKSNLEEYSKQYPELAEEFKTAIAGELPTHYEKELPKYDLDHKAASRADSGDIIQAINQSVPSFFGGSADLASSNKSNVKDAKDFSAEDGSGKNVWFGVREFAMAAAVNGMAAHGGLHPYAATFFVFSDYLKPALRLAAIMGLRSSFIFTHDSIAVGEDGPTHEPIEQLAGLRAIPNLNVIRPADGNETRVAWKVALESNGTPTALVLTRQGLPVLDVSEDTVEEGVRKGAYVVYETSKEPEYVLLATGSEVSLMVDVAKSLEDEGKGVRVVSMPNWNAFEAQSQEYKDSILLPDVDKRVAAEMAATLGWHKYVGMNGLVIGIDRYGASAPGDLVVKEYGFTKENILEQIKNM
- a CDS encoding YneF family protein: MGETMATWLVILLIIVALIIGLVGGFFLARKYMMDYLKKNPPINEEMLRMMMMQMGQKPSQKKINQMMTMMNKNMDKKI
- a CDS encoding CcdC family protein, with product MTYLVFSILIAFVMGAGVIVVRMKAQKYPVNEKKIILPPFFMATGALMYIFPYFRLTGSEIIESIVIGILFSSVLIMTSHFEVKDSDIYLKKSKAFPIVLISLLVIRTILKVFIGSSIDAGELAGMFFLLAFSMLVPWRVAMLLRYKKIKNSLM
- the tnpA gene encoding IS200/IS605 family transposase encodes the protein MANKAKSLAHTKWMCKYHIVFTPKYRRKIIYNQYRPSIIEIIKLLCKYKGVEIIEGHMMPDHAHLLVSIPPKISVSSFMGYLKGKSALMIFDRHANLKYKFGNRHFWAEGYYVSTVGLNEATIKKYIQNQEKHDKAIDKLSVREYEDPFKGY
- the sbcD gene encoding exonuclease subunit SbcD, yielding MKIIHTADWHLGKILNGHSFLEDQKVVLKQFLDDVQQEKPNLIIIAGDIYDTSYPNKETVTLMEETISKLNLQFNVPIIIISGNHDSKRRLSYGASWFMQNNLFIRTELEDFFKPIQFNDFHFYTLPFFTISEVKSFFSKEIGSYEEAVRLLIEHLKSQMDMSKTNVLIGHFTVYGAPKSDSEREITIGTIESVEPSILEEFDLVLLGHIHHPFTLSADHIFYSGSILQYSFSETKQVKGYRIFNLKNKAYSQQFKMLEPRHELEVIEGRYTDIINGEFARKSNDSYFHFKLMELSQITEPMQKLKQAYPNTLALTPYAIETQDSIQKVQNIKKLKTSEIVEDFYEKMMDTPLSNVQKSNLNQILNDMEEN